In Roseicyclus marinus, the genomic window GTCAAAGGCGATGGCCGCGATGGCCGCCGCCGTATAGGGGCCGATGCCGGGAAGTTGGCGCAAGCCATCCTCGGTGTCGGGAAAGACGCCGCCATGATCGCTGGCGACCACGCGGGCGCATTTGAGCAGGTTCCGCGCACGGGCGTAATAGCCAAGCCCCGCCCATTCCGCCATCACGGCGGCATCTTCTGCGGCGGCCAGCGCGGTGACGCTGGGCCAAAGTGCCGTGAAGCGTTGGAAATAGTCTTTCACCGCCGCGACGGTGGTTTGCTGCAACATGATCTCGGACAGCCAGACACGATAGGGGTCCGGGCGTTCGCCTGCTGCCAGCGCCGCAGGGCCCATGCGCCAGGGCAGATCGCGCGCATGTCGATCATACCAGGGCAAAAGCGCTGCCGCGACCGCCCCATCCGAAAACCCGTCACGCAAGGTTTATCCGCCCCCTCACCCGGCTGTTATTGGTTATCACCGCGTAACCGCATAGATTGCCCTCAACATCCCGAAGGCAAGCCATGTCGCGCACTCGAACTCCAGACCCGTCCGAGCCACCCCGCCGCCGCAAGCGTGGGTTCGAGACTGCTGGCGCGCTTCTGGCGGGTGCGCTGAAAGCCCCTGCGGAAAAGCGCGGTTTCGGCGAGGCGAAACTCTTGACCCATTGGCCCGAAATCGTGGGCGAGGACATCGCCGCCATTGCCCGGCCGGTCAAGATCACATGGGGCCGGGGGTTTGGCGGAACGCTGGTGCTGCTGACCACGGGGGCGCATGCCCCGCTGCTGGACATGCAGAAGGACCGCATCGCCGAGCGTGTGAATGCCACCTATGGCTACCGGGCCGTGGCCCATGTCCATATCACCCAGACTGCGCCGACAGGCTTTGCCGAGGGACAGGTCGCCTTTGGCAGGCCTGCGCCCAAGGCTCCGCCGCCGCCCGATCCCGTGCGCCTTGCCCGCGCCATGGACAGCGTCGAGGGCATCGAGGATGCGCGCCTGAAAGAAGCGCTCGCGCGGCTGGCCCGCAACGTGCTAACCCCCCGGAAAAGCTAAGGAGAGACAGGAAACATGGATCGCAGGACCCTGATGATGGGCGCCGGTGCCGGCGTCATGGCGGCAGGAACCTATGCGCTGCTGCGCCCGGAAAGCGCGCCCGGATTGCCGCTGCTGCCGCAGGCTGCCCATGCGCAAGACACCTCTGCCGCGACCGATCTGCCGATGGTGGTCGAGATGGTGCTGGGCAATCCCGATGCGCCGGTGGAAGTGATCGAATACGCCTCCTTCACCTGCCCGCATTGCGCGAGCTTCCACCGCAACACCATGCCCCGGATCAAGGAAAACTATATCGACACCGATCAGGTGCGGTTCATCTACCGCGAGGTCTATTTCGACCGTTTCGGGCTCTGGGCCGGGATGGTGGCGCGCTGCGCGGGGCCCGATCGCTATTTCGGGATCGTCGATCTGATCTACCAGCGCCAGGCCGAATGGACGCAGGGCGCGCCCGGTGCCGTGGCGGAAAACCTGCGCCAGATCGGGCGGGTGGCGGGGCTGTCGGACGAACAGCTCGACGCCTGCCTGACCGATGCGGCCATGGCACAGGCCATGATCGCCAATTACGAGGCGCATATGGAGGTGCATGACATCCCCGGCACGCCCCATTTCGTGATCGACGGCGAGATGCATTCGAACATGAGCTACGAGGATTTCGCCACGATCCTCGACGCGCGTATCGCCGCCGCGCAATGACGGCACCCCTTGCCGGTGTCCGCGTGCTGGAACTGGCGCGCATCCTGGCCGGCCCCTGGGCCGGTCAGACGCTGTCGGACCTGGGCGCGGAAGTGATCAAGGTCGAGGCGCCCGAGGGGGATGACACCCGCCAATGGGGCCCCCCCTTCATCGAGCGGGAGGGCGACCGGACAGCCGCCTATTTCCATGCCTGCAACCGGGGCAAGCGGTCGGTCATCGCCGATTTCCGCACGGATGAAGGTCGCGCGCGCGTGCAGGACCTGGCGCGCGGGGCCGATGTGCTGATCGAGAATTTCAAGCTCGGCGGGCTTGCGAAATACGGTCTTGATTACGAAACCTTGAGCGCGATCAACCCCGGTCTCGTCTATTGCTCGATCACGGGTTTCGGTCAGACGGGCCCTTATGCGCATCGCGCGGGCTATGATTACATCATCCAGGGCATGTCGGGCCTGATGTCTGTCACGGGCGAACCGGATGGCCAGCCGCAAAAGGTGGGCGTGGCCGTCACCGATATCTTCACGGGGCTTTATGCCTCCAACGCGATTCTGGCCGCGCTGCACCTGCGCCAGACCACCGGGCGGGGGCAGCATATCGATCTGAGCCTGATGGATACGGCCGTGTCCGTTATGGCAAATCAGGCGATGAATTATCTTGCCACCGGGGTCGCGCCGCAGCGCCTGGGCAATGCGCATCCCAATCTCGTGCCCTATCAGGTCTTTGACTGCGCCGATGGCTGGATCATCATCGCGACAGGCAATGACGGGCAATATCGTCGGCTGTGCGCGCTTTTGGGTCTGCCCGAACTGGCGGAGCATCCCGATTACCTGACCAATGCCGACAGGATCGCCCATCGCGATGCGCTGACCGAGGTTCTGGGCGCCGCGACGCGCCGGATGGGCAAGGCCGAGTTGCTGGCCGCCTGCGAGGCGCAGGGTGTGCCGGCCGGACCGATCAACGATCTGGGAGAGGTTTTTGCCGATCCACAAGTGGTGGCACGGGGCGCGCGCATCACACCCGATGGCGTTCCGGGCGTGCGCCCGCCGTTCCGGTTCTCCGATGCGGACCTGGCGCTGGACCGGTCCGCGCCGAAGCTCGGTCAGGATGGCGCGGCCGGTTGGTCGCAGCGCTGAGCGCGGAGCGCCGATACGGCCTGATCTGCGTGTCAGGACGAAAATGGTGCGCCTGAAGGCACACCCTACGGCCATGGACGACCTTTGATCCTCGGGTAGGGTGCGCCTGTCACGGCGCACCATCACCCGATCACCCGGTCCAGCGCCGCATCCAACGGTCCCCAATCCGCCACCCGCAGCCGGACCGGAACCGTCATCACCTGCGCGCGCAAAGGGGATGGCAGGCGGACCGCGTCCTTTTCGGTCGTCACCACCTGTGCGCCGATGGCGCGTGCCTCGCGCAGCATTCGGGTCATCAGCGCATCGCTGAGCGGCTGGTGGTCGCTCAGGGCATGGGTGGCGCGGATATCGGCCCCCATCGCCTTGAGCGTCTGAAAGAATTTCTCGGGCCGCCCGATCCCGGCGAAGGCCAACACCGGCAGGCCCTTCAGCGGCAGTCCCATGGGCAAAGGCTCAAGCGATCCGGACACGCGGGGCAGGGTCACGGCCTGACCCCATCGGGCCGCGAACCGCGCCTGTGCGGCCGCGTCGCCGACGGACAACACGATCTCCGCCCGCGCCAATCCCGTCTTGATGGGTTCACGCAAGGGACCGGCCGGGATCACGCGGCCATTGCCGAAACCGACATGGGCATCCACCACGACGATCGACAGATCATGGGCAAGGCCCGGGTTCTGGAACCCGTCATCGAGCAAGATCACCTGCGCGCCTGCCCCTACGGCGGCCTGTGCGCCCGCCACCCTGTCCTTTGCCACCCAGGTGGGCAGAAAGGCCGCAAGCAGCAGGGGCTCATCCCCGGTTTCGCTCGCGCTGTGGCGGCGTTCATCGACCCTGACCGGCCCGCCAAGCGTGCCGCCATGACCCCGGCTGACGGCATGGGCCACCACGCCCCTGTCGCGCAGCCGTTCGGCCAGGGCGATCACGACGGGTGTCTTGCCCGTGCCGCCAGCGTTCAGGTTGCCCACGCAAATGACCGGCACGCCCACGCGCTGTCGCGGGCCCTGCGCCAGCCTGCGCCGGGTCGCCCCGGCATAGATCAGTCCGAGCGGTGACAGAAGCGCCGACAAGAGACCCGGTTCGCCATGCCAGAATCCCGGCGCGCGCATCAGCCTCGCGCCCCTGTCTGCGTCTGGGACGTGTCGAGCATGTCTAGAAGCACCGTCTTGGCCCGTTCGGTCACATCCGCCCCGGCCGAGACGACCTCCCAGGCGGCATGGGCCATGGCGGCGGCGCGGTCGGGCGACAGAAGGTCATCGACCGCCTCGGCCAGCGATTGCGGCGCCGAGACCAGCCGGGCCGCCCGCGCCTCGGTCAGACGTTGGTAGATATCGACGAAATTCGTGACATAGGGCCCGTGCAGGATGGCCGAGCCGAGGGCCGCGGGTTCAAACGGGTTGTGGCCGCCGATGGGCTCCCATGATCCGCCGACGAAGCTGACGGGGGCCAGCCGGTACCACAGGCCCAGTTCCCCCATCGTATCGGCAAGATAGACGGGCGCTTCGGCCTCCGGCCCCTCGCCGAGGCTGCGCCGGGTGAAGGGCCAGTTTCCCGCCGTCAGCAGGTTTGCCACATCGTCGCCTCGCGCCGGGTGGCGGGGCACGAGGATCAGGAGGAGCCGCGGGTTGGTGCGCATGGCCAGCCTGTGCGCCTCCAGCACCTTTTCCTCTTCGCCGGGATGTGTGGAGGCCGCCACCCAGACCGGCCGCCCCCCGATCTCGGCACGCATGCTTTCCAGTTCCGAGGTCTTCACCGGCAGGGCGGCTGCGCCTTCCTTGAGGGTGCCCGTGACTTCCATCCGGTCGACCGGAAGGCCAAGACGGCGCAGGTAGATCTCGGTCAATCCGTCCTGCACCAGCGCGCGGTCGAAACGGGACAAGAGGCTGCGGGCCATCCCGCGCAGGAACCGCCAGCGGTCATGGCTTGCCTTGGACATGCGCGCGTTCAGAAGCACCATGGGAATGCCGCGCGCCTTGGTTTCGCAGATCAGGGCGGGCCAAAGCTCGCTTTCGGTCCAGACCGCCACATCGGGCCGCCAATGGTCGAGAAACCGCCGCACGAAGGGCCGCGCGTCGAGCGGCAGGAATTGGTGCAAGGCACCATCGGGCAGCCGGTCGGCCATGACCGAGGCCGAGGTGACAGTGCCCGTGGTGACAAGGACGGAGAGCGTGTCGTGATCGTCCAGCAATTGCCGGACCAGTTCGAGGAGCGCCACGGATTCTCCGACGCTGGCGGCATGGAACCAGATCAACGGGCCATCGGGGCGTGGGCGACCCGCGATACCGCGCCGTTCGTCGATGCGGGCGGGGTCCTCCTTGCCCTCGAGCAGCCGTTCGCGCAGCTTGCGCTCGGCAAAGCGCGGCCCGTTGAGGCGGGACCACAGAAGATAGAGGCTCAGGGCAAGGGACTGCGTCATCGCGGGCTGATCTCAGGCTTGGCTCATGTCGCGGCGGGGAACGACTGGGGTCGCGCCGCTGGCAGGGGATGGGCGGTGGATCATGGTCTGTGTCCTTGGCCGGGGATCTGGGCGCGCGGGCACCCTAGGCATTGCAGGTTCAGGGTCAAGCACCGCCCGGATGCGGCGCTGTCTGTCCCCGCATCAGCTTCGGGCGGCCAGAAGCGCGCCGTGCACACCGGCCGATCCGGCCAGAACCCCACGCACCTGCGGCACCGGCGCGTTGAACCGCAACGCCGCGCCGGTCGCGTCGGTTGCCTGTCCTCCGGCCTCCGCGATGATCAGCGAGCCCGCCGCGATGTCCCATTCCCATGTCGGACGAAAGGTCACCATGCCGTCGAACCGGCCTTCGCCCACCAGCGCCATCCGGTAGGCAAGCGAGGGGCGATAGGCGCGGATCACGGGCGGCACGCCCCGCGGCCAATGGTCGGGGGACAAAGTGTGCTTGGTCGCCAGAACCTCGGCCTCGTGCAGGGCGCAATCCCCTGCCGCGCGGATCGCCATGTCGTTGAGCGTGGCCCCATGACCCCGCGCGGCAGCATAAAGCTTTCCCCGGATCGGCAAGTAGACGACGGCGGCCACCACGACCCCGGCTTCGACCACGGCAAGCGAATGGGAAAAGGCGGAACTCCCCTCGATGAAGGCCTGCGTGCCGTCGATCGGATCCACGATGAAGACGCGTTCGGCCTGCAGGCGCTTGGGGCTGTCGGGCGTTTCCTCGGACAGCCAGCCATAATCGGGGCGCGCCTCGCACAGCCGGTCGCGCAGCATCTCGTCGACGGCGATGTCGGCCTCGGTCACGGGGCCTGTGCCGTCGGGCTTGTCCCATGTCTCGGGCTCGTCGCGGAAATAGCGCGCGGCGATCCGGCCCGCCCCGCGCGCCGCCTCGACCAGGAGCGCCAGATCGTCGAGCGGATCAGGCACCGGCAAGCGTCAACCCCTCGACCAGAAGCGACGGGACCACCCGGCTCAGATGCGTGCGGGCATCATTCGCGGGACGGATCGTCATCAGCATGTCGCGCAGATTGCCCGCGACGGTGCATTCGTTCACCGGATAGGCGATCTGCCCGTTCTCGACCCAAAAGCCCGAGGCCCCGCGCGAATAATCCCCCGTGGTGGCATTGATCGAGGACCCGATCATCGAGGTGATCAAAAGCCCCGTGCCCATCTCGGCCATCAGCCCGGCAAGGTCGATATCCCCTTGGCTGAGTGCAACGTTGCCATTGCTGGGCGAGGGCGGCGAGGATGTGCCACGGCTTGCATTGGCGGTCGAGGGCAGGCCCAGTTTCCGCCCGGTCGCAAGATCGAGGGTCCAGCCGGTCAGCACGCCATCCTCCACGATCACGCGGCGTGTGGTCGGCAGGCCTTCGGCGTCGAAGGGTTTGGAGGCCGAGGTGCGCGGGCGGTGCGGATCTTCAACCAGCGACAGGCCCTTGGGCAGCACCTGTTCGCCCAGAAGCGCGCGCGCCCAGCTTGCGCCGCGCACGATGGCGCTGCCGTTGGTCGCGGCCAGAAGGTGACCGATCAACCCCGAGGAGATGCGCTCGTCATAAATGACGGGATAGGCCCCGGTCGGCGGCTTGCGCGCCCCGGCGCGGGCCACGGTGCGTTCCCCGGCGATGCGCCCGATCTCTTCGGGGCTCATCAGGTCGGCGGCATGGTTGCGCCCATCGCCGCAATAATCGCGTTCCATGCCCAGCCCTTCGCCGGTGATGGCGACGCAGCCCAGCCCGTGGTCAGAGCGTTCGTAGCCACCCGTAAACCCGTTGGTGGCCGCCAGATGCACCCGGCGGCGGGAAAAGCCCGCGCTGGCCGATTGCACCTGCGTGATGCCCTTGACGGCAAGGGCCGCGGCCTCGGCACGGCGGGCGGCCTCCTCCAGCGCGGCGGGGTCGGGATCGGGCGAGGGGTCCGACATGTCGAGCTGGCTGGCATCGCGCGCCTTGGCCAGTTGCGCCGGATCGGCAAGGCCCACGGTCGGGTCCTCGGGCGCAAGCCGGGCCATGGTCACGGCGCGCTCAGCCATTTCGCGCAGGGTTTCGGGCCGCGTGTCAGAGGCCGAGACACAGGCCTGCCGCCGCCCGATCAACACGCGCAAC contains:
- a CDS encoding DUF721 domain-containing protein — encoded protein: MSRTRTPDPSEPPRRRKRGFETAGALLAGALKAPAEKRGFGEAKLLTHWPEIVGEDIAAIARPVKITWGRGFGGTLVLLTTGAHAPLLDMQKDRIAERVNATYGYRAVAHVHITQTAPTGFAEGQVAFGRPAPKAPPPPDPVRLARAMDSVEGIEDARLKEALARLARNVLTPRKS
- a CDS encoding DsbA family protein, encoding MDRRTLMMGAGAGVMAAGTYALLRPESAPGLPLLPQAAHAQDTSAATDLPMVVEMVLGNPDAPVEVIEYASFTCPHCASFHRNTMPRIKENYIDTDQVRFIYREVYFDRFGLWAGMVARCAGPDRYFGIVDLIYQRQAEWTQGAPGAVAENLRQIGRVAGLSDEQLDACLTDAAMAQAMIANYEAHMEVHDIPGTPHFVIDGEMHSNMSYEDFATILDARIAAAQ
- a CDS encoding CaiB/BaiF CoA transferase family protein translates to MTAPLAGVRVLELARILAGPWAGQTLSDLGAEVIKVEAPEGDDTRQWGPPFIEREGDRTAAYFHACNRGKRSVIADFRTDEGRARVQDLARGADVLIENFKLGGLAKYGLDYETLSAINPGLVYCSITGFGQTGPYAHRAGYDYIIQGMSGLMSVTGEPDGQPQKVGVAVTDIFTGLYASNAILAALHLRQTTGRGQHIDLSLMDTAVSVMANQAMNYLATGVAPQRLGNAHPNLVPYQVFDCADGWIIIATGNDGQYRRLCALLGLPELAEHPDYLTNADRIAHRDALTEVLGAATRRMGKAELLAACEAQGVPAGPINDLGEVFADPQVVARGARITPDGVPGVRPPFRFSDADLALDRSAPKLGQDGAAGWSQR
- the lpxK gene encoding tetraacyldisaccharide 4'-kinase, translating into MRAPGFWHGEPGLLSALLSPLGLIYAGATRRRLAQGPRQRVGVPVICVGNLNAGGTGKTPVVIALAERLRDRGVVAHAVSRGHGGTLGGPVRVDERRHSASETGDEPLLLAAFLPTWVAKDRVAGAQAAVGAGAQVILLDDGFQNPGLAHDLSIVVVDAHVGFGNGRVIPAGPLREPIKTGLARAEIVLSVGDAAAQARFAARWGQAVTLPRVSGSLEPLPMGLPLKGLPVLAFAGIGRPEKFFQTLKAMGADIRATHALSDHQPLSDALMTRMLREARAIGAQVVTTEKDAVRLPSPLRAQVMTVPVRLRVADWGPLDAALDRVIG
- a CDS encoding 3-deoxy-D-manno-octulosonic acid transferase; this encodes MTQSLALSLYLLWSRLNGPRFAERKLRERLLEGKEDPARIDERRGIAGRPRPDGPLIWFHAASVGESVALLELVRQLLDDHDTLSVLVTTGTVTSASVMADRLPDGALHQFLPLDARPFVRRFLDHWRPDVAVWTESELWPALICETKARGIPMVLLNARMSKASHDRWRFLRGMARSLLSRFDRALVQDGLTEIYLRRLGLPVDRMEVTGTLKEGAAALPVKTSELESMRAEIGGRPVWVAASTHPGEEEKVLEAHRLAMRTNPRLLLILVPRHPARGDDVANLLTAGNWPFTRRSLGEGPEAEAPVYLADTMGELGLWYRLAPVSFVGGSWEPIGGHNPFEPAALGSAILHGPYVTNFVDIYQRLTEARAARLVSAPQSLAEAVDDLLSPDRAAAMAHAAWEVVSAGADVTERAKTVLLDMLDTSQTQTGARG
- a CDS encoding 3'(2'),5'-bisphosphate nucleotidase CysQ, which encodes MPVPDPLDDLALLVEAARGAGRIAARYFRDEPETWDKPDGTGPVTEADIAVDEMLRDRLCEARPDYGWLSEETPDSPKRLQAERVFIVDPIDGTQAFIEGSSAFSHSLAVVEAGVVVAAVVYLPIRGKLYAAARGHGATLNDMAIRAAGDCALHEAEVLATKHTLSPDHWPRGVPPVIRAYRPSLAYRMALVGEGRFDGMVTFRPTWEWDIAAGSLIIAEAGGQATDATGAALRFNAPVPQVRGVLAGSAGVHGALLAARS
- a CDS encoding TldD/PmbA family protein, encoding MSDTLAPLTEALLDAARRAGAEAADAIAIDGTSLEIAVRAGTLEQAERSEGVEIGLRVLIGRRQACVSASDTRPETLREMAERAVTMARLAPEDPTVGLADPAQLAKARDASQLDMSDPSPDPDPAALEEAARRAEAAALAVKGITQVQSASAGFSRRRVHLAATNGFTGGYERSDHGLGCVAITGEGLGMERDYCGDGRNHAADLMSPEEIGRIAGERTVARAGARKPPTGAYPVIYDERISSGLIGHLLAATNGSAIVRGASWARALLGEQVLPKGLSLVEDPHRPRTSASKPFDAEGLPTTRRVIVEDGVLTGWTLDLATGRKLGLPSTANASRGTSSPPSPSNGNVALSQGDIDLAGLMAEMGTGLLITSMIGSSINATTGDYSRGASGFWVENGQIAYPVNECTVAGNLRDMLMTIRPANDARTHLSRVVPSLLVEGLTLAGA